A single Epinephelus fuscoguttatus linkage group LG13, E.fuscoguttatus.final_Chr_v1 DNA region contains:
- the LOC125899617 gene encoding integral membrane protein 2B-like isoform X1 has product MVKVSFNSALAQKDVKKDVETLIPEEDKDEEAALPVRHQSRAWCWCMCLGLALMLSGVVVGGAYLYRYYILEVSYQPQRGWEGEEGQVFVCGVNYREEDFMIQEEDELEVELPNQFQLRQLEERIRVLEREQVELINVPVPEFGDGDPADIVHDFQRRLTAYLDLSLNKCYVIPLNTSIVMPPRDFLELLVNVKAGTYLPQSYLLHEEMVVTERLQHVDQLGYFIYNLCRGKDTYKLQRRDRILGMQKREALNCHKIRHFESNVVVETLICEL; this is encoded by the exons GATGAGGAGGCAGCTCTGCCGGTGCGTCACCAGTCCCGGGCCTGGTGCTGGTGCATGTGCCTGGGTCTTGCCCTCATGCTGTCTGGAGTGGTGGTTGGAGGAGCCTACCTGTACCGCTACTACATCCTGGAGGTGAGCTACCAGCCCCAGCGAGGGTGGGAAGGAGAG gagggtcaggtgtttgtgtgtggtgtgaacTACCGTGAGGAAGACTTCATGATCCAGGAGGAAGACGAG TTGGAGGTGGAGCTGCCAAACCAGTTCCAGCTGCGGCAGCTGGAGGAGAGGATCAGGGTGCTGGAGAGGGAGCAGGTGGAGCTCATCAACGTCCCTGTGCCCGAGTTCGGAGACGGAGACCCAGCAGACATCGTCCACGACTTCCAGCGG AGGTTGACCGCCTACCTGGATCTGAGTCTGAACAAGTGCTACGTCATCCCACTCAACACCTCCATCGTCATGCCTCCCAGAGACTTTTTGGAGCTGCTCGTCAACGTCAAG GCCGGCACCTACCTGCCTCAGTCTTACCTGCTCCATGAGGAGATGGTTGTGACAGAGCGTCTGCAGCATGTCGACCAGCTCGGCTACTTCATCTACAACCTCTGCCGCGGCAAAGACACCTACAAGCTGCAGCGCAGAGACAGGATTCTGG GTATGCAGAAGCGCGAAGCTCTGAACTGCCACAAGATTCGTCACTTTGAGAGCAACGTTGTGGTGGAAACTCTGATCTGTGAGCTTTAA